A region of Thermodesulfovibrio thiophilus DSM 17215 DNA encodes the following proteins:
- a CDS encoding helix-turn-helix domain-containing protein, which yields ILKAKTYKYRLYPTKKQVQKLEWTLDMCRILHNSCLLDRRNHYEQTGKGLSRIKQQEILKSDKQIVESLKQIHSQVLQDVLFRVDRAFQGFFRRIKEKNDKAGYPRFKGGRKIRLYHISTTACISDNSARA from the coding sequence CTATATTGAAAGCCAAAACCTATAAATATCGTCTTTACCCTACAAAGAAGCAAGTCCAAAAACTTGAATGGACTTTGGATATGTGCCGTATCCTCCACAACTCCTGTCTTTTGGATAGAAGAAATCATTACGAGCAGACTGGCAAAGGACTTTCCCGGATCAAACAGCAGGAAATCCTTAAATCCGATAAACAAATTGTTGAATCCCTAAAGCAGATACATTCTCAAGTCCTTCAAGATGTTCTTTTTAGAGTAGATAGAGCATTTCAAGGATTCTTTCGAAGGATTAAAGAGAAAAACGATAAAGCTGGGTATCCGAGATTCAAGGGGGGAAGGAAGATACGACTCTATCACATATCCA